GCAACATATTAGGAACTGTATTTACAACTAGAATTATGCAAGTGCGGCAGCCGCAATACTGCTCATAACGCCTTTTCAAAAATACTGAAAAATACCACACATGCGGTGTTTTTGTGATTTTATAGAAAGGTGACCTACATACCCTGTAATAGATTCTTTTTGCTGCAAATGATGCGTAAATGCTTTActcttaaattaatttctttgttgCAGAAGAGCAAGGAGTTTATATTCCAGCTCAATACGAATTTCATTGTTTTCATATCAATAAACGATGTTGATTTCTTCAGTTCAGATATATCCCCAGTGGTACCCTCGAAAGCAACATTTCAAATATTCCAAAACGCGTTAAGCTATTTTCTCTCCTTAGTTTCCGCACGTGTTGGCGCCGCTTAAAAAGAGACGTTTTAGTTTACGTTTCTAAGTTTGTGATTTTCGTCGTGCGATTCTAATTCTTTTCTCTGACAACTGGACTATAGGAGTTGCAAACAAAGATAGCATGAAAGACACCGAAGTCAAAGGTAAGAGCACACCAATGCTTTTATTTTCGGAAAATGATTACTTATTTATCCCCCACAATTTAGAAAACACTAAAAAGGAGGAGCCCATGAAGGAGGCACCAGAGGAGCCTGCCAGTTCCAGCTCCGACGAAGATGAGTACGATGACATAGACGACGATGATGAACCAATGGACGAGGGCGATGAGCCAACCACATGTCTGTTTTGCACCGAAACATCTGCAAGCATAGCGATTGCCATTGACCATCTCGACGCCCGGCACAAAGTAAATCTGTCGCAGCTTCAGCGCAAATTCCAAATGGACCAGTATTCCTTTATCAAACTGATAAACTACATAAGAGCCAACAAGATCAGTGCCGAGCAGTTATTGTCAGCGGAACAGGCTCTTTGGCAAGATGAGAAGTACCTCCGGCCCGGGGAGTACGAGCCCTGGCTCTGCTACGACTATGAGGTCCTCAAAACAGACAGCGCTCAGGCTCAGCCTTCGGTTCCGGAGCTGCAGCAGAGGATTGCTGAGCAGTCCCAATTGCTGCAGCAGGCCAACGAGGACATGGAACGCATGCGCAACGACTTCAAGGCGCTACTGCAAAAGGTACATGGTGACGAAGAGTCCAAAGGTTCCAACAAAAGTGTACCGCGCAACAACGCCTGTCTCGATAACGAATACTTCAAAAGCTACTCCCACTTTGGCATCCACCATGAAATGCTAAGCGACAAGGTGCGGACCAGCACATATCGCGCGTCTCTGCTCCAAAACGAAGCCGCTGTTCGAGGCAAGACAGTGTTGGATGTAGGATGTGGCACGGGAATCCTTTCCATTTTCGCCTCGAAGGCGGGTGCCGCCCGCGTCGTCGGCATAGACAACTCTGACATCGTGTACACGGCTATGGACATTATCAGGAAGAACAAGGTTGAAAACGTTGAACTGATCAAAGGACGGCTGGAGGACACAGATCTCCCAGAGGCCAAATACGACATTATCATATCCGAATGGATGGGCTATTTTCTCTTGTACGAATCAATGCTGGACAGCATAATCTACGCCCGAGAGAACCACCTCAACCCCAATGGTATAATACTGCCCAGCCGTTGTACTCTTAGTCTCTTGGGCTATGGAAACGATACGCTTTATGCCGAGCAAGTGGAATTCTGGTCAAACGTTTACGAGGTGGATATGAGCGATCTGCGAAAGCGATCGATAGAAGAGCCACTCATGGAGGTGGTGGACGCAGAGTTTATGCTAACCGATCCCGAACAGATAGCCAACTTCGACATAATGACCGTCGATCTGAACTATCCAAACTTCACTCACCAGTTCAACTTGAAGGTCACGAAACCGGGACGATTATCCGCCTTTGTGGGCTATTTTGACACACTTTTTGAACTTCCCTCCGCCGTCATGTTCAGCACATCACCAACTGCGACGCCCACCCATTGGAAGCAGACGGTTTTCTTCATTGACAAGCCGCAGATTGTGAAGGAAGGGGACGTCATTAGTGGCAAAATCACGTCGAGAAGGCATAAAGAGGATGTCAGAGCACTTAGTGTAGACATAGAGGTCTTTGGCAAGAAACACAAATACATGGTAGTTTAATGTGgttaatttttgaatataaataaataaattacgcTTGGAGTGtaaattggaatttaatttcaaaaaaagGAACCACAATTCTTGGCTTTtgtaatcatttttaattaaagattCGTAGATTGTACAATCTGCTGACAAATGAGagcttaattattttttgtttttaaaaatatgtaaatatatataaattaaaatgagcaCCCACTGCCATTTAGGCTGGATAGCTGGACATGGGGCACGGCCAAAACATTATCGGATTCAGTTGTAGTTTGGTGTGTTAAAGGAGGCGGAACAGGTGCTTTAAGCGGTGTTGGTTTCCAACTCGGAGGCGGGAATCTCGGGCTCCTCGTCGTTGTAGACATTCTCGGCCATCTGCCAGACCTGCATTATGTTGTCCTCGGACACGGAGCAAATGATCCACGGCTCGTTGGGGTTCCAGGAGAAATCGCTAATCTTGGCAGTGTGACCGCCATGGATAAAGAGCAGCTCGGGTGGTCCGTCTTCAGCATCCTCCGAACTCTGCTCCTCGCCGATTTTGGACAAATCCCAGACGTGTAGGCGGCGGTCGGTGCCGGAGGAAGCGAGAATAGTCTCGTTATGCGGCGACCACTGCACCTGGAAGATCTCGTCCTTGTGCGACTCAAAGGAATGTAATTTTAACTTAAGGTTGCGCAGATCCCACAGAGCCACAGTCTTGTCAGCGGAGCCAGTTGCCAGAATGAACTCCGAGTAGGGATTAAAGCTCAAGCAATTTACTTCGGCTGTGTGAGCGTCCACCGTATGCGAGGGCTTCGaggtgttgttgttgcgcgTGTCCCAGATCATCAGTTTCTGGTCGTCAGCCACCGATCCGAACAGAGACTCATGGAGCAGATGCCAGGCCACGTCCTCAACAACGGCGGTGTGTCCGGTGAAGATGTTCTTGGCATCAATAACCCTATGCTCCTTGGGAGTGGCATTGATGTCCCACAAGCAAATGGTGTGATCATCAGAGGCTGACAGCAAATAGCCTGTGAGGACAATAATGTTGTGTATTAATGTATACATTCAGGACGCAAAGCATTTAGGATGTGTTTATTTATGCTtatttatatgaatattaCTTTATAACTGGCGTTTCCTCTAGGTACAGCTTCGCACTTACCATTAAGGTTGGGATTCCAAGAGAGGCCGTAGCCTTCCTTTTGATGTCCGCGCAGCCGCAGGTCCGGTTGGCACTCGCCAGATGGCTCCGGCTTGCTGGGATGCTTCGTGTAGTCGAAGACCAGGACATCGCTCGACGGCGTCTTGGTGGCGATTACACAGGCGTTCTGGGGCATGTAGCGGGCCCTGTTCACTTCGCCTTCGTGGTTGATCTTAATCTCGATCTCGATCTTGCCGCACACTGATCCAAAGCCTCCGAACTCGCCcttttcgttgtcgtagtGCGATCCATCGAACTGGGCATCCTCGCTGGGCAGCTGAACGCTGGCGATGAGGAGATGGTTCTGCTCGTcggatgtgtgtgtgcccaGTATAAGACGATGTACCGAGTAGTCCTTGCCATCCTGCTTGGTCACGTCGGGCAGCCACTGGGCGGTCAACGAGGGCCATTCCAGGGCGTGCGTCATGACCAGATCGTACAGAAACGGCGTGTTCTTCTTCCAAATCTTGTACTCCTCATTGATCACGCGCTCCTCGACGGCGTCGTCAAAGGACTCCGCTGCTAAAGGTCGATGATTACAGACTGCGCTAATTAACTTCTAACCGGACTTACCATTATCGCTGCGATCCACCATTTCGAGACT
This genomic stretch from Drosophila yakuba strain Tai18E2 chromosome 3R, Prin_Dyak_Tai18E2_2.1, whole genome shotgun sequence harbors:
- the LOC6537225 gene encoding protein arginine N-methyltransferase 1, which codes for MKDTEVKENTKKEEPMKEAPEEPASSSSDEDEYDDIDDDDEPMDEGDEPTTCLFCTETSASIAIAIDHLDARHKVNLSQLQRKFQMDQYSFIKLINYIRANKISAEQLLSAEQALWQDEKYLRPGEYEPWLCYDYEVLKTDSAQAQPSVPELQQRIAEQSQLLQQANEDMERMRNDFKALLQKVHGDEESKGSNKSVPRNNACLDNEYFKSYSHFGIHHEMLSDKVRTSTYRASLLQNEAAVRGKTVLDVGCGTGILSIFASKAGAARVVGIDNSDIVYTAMDIIRKNKVENVELIKGRLEDTDLPEAKYDIIISEWMGYFLLYESMLDSIIYARENHLNPNGIILPSRCTLSLLGYGNDTLYAEQVEFWSNVYEVDMSDLRKRSIEEPLMEVVDAEFMLTDPEQIANFDIMTVDLNYPNFTHQFNLKVTKPGRLSAFVGYFDTLFELPSAVMFSTSPTATPTHWKQTVFFIDKPQIVKEGDVISGKITSRRHKEDVRALSVDIEVFGKKHKYMVV
- the LOC6537226 gene encoding chromatin assembly factor 1 p55 subunit isoform X2; the encoded protein is MVDRSDNAESFDDAVEERVINEEYKIWKKNTPFLYDLVMTHALEWPSLTAQWLPDVTKQDGKDYSVHRLILGTHTSDEQNHLLIASVQLPSEDAQFDGSHYDNEKGEFGGFGSVCGKIEIEIKINHEGEVNRARYMPQNACVIATKTPSSDVLVFDYTKHPSKPEPSGECQPDLRLRGHQKEGYGLSWNPNLNGYLLSASDDHTICLWDINATPKEHRVIDAKNIFTGHTAVVEDVAWHLLHESLFGSVADDQKLMIWDTRNNNTSKPSHTVDAHTAEVNCLSFNPYSEFILATGSADKTVALWDLRNLKLKLHSFESHKDEIFQVQWSPHNETILASSGTDRRLHVWDLSKIGEEQSSEDAEDGPPELLFIHGGHTAKISDFSWNPNEPWIICSVSEDNIMQVWQMAENVYNDEEPEIPASELETNTA
- the LOC6537226 gene encoding chromatin assembly factor 1 p55 subunit isoform X1 — protein: MVDRSDNAAESFDDAVEERVINEEYKIWKKNTPFLYDLVMTHALEWPSLTAQWLPDVTKQDGKDYSVHRLILGTHTSDEQNHLLIASVQLPSEDAQFDGSHYDNEKGEFGGFGSVCGKIEIEIKINHEGEVNRARYMPQNACVIATKTPSSDVLVFDYTKHPSKPEPSGECQPDLRLRGHQKEGYGLSWNPNLNGYLLSASDDHTICLWDINATPKEHRVIDAKNIFTGHTAVVEDVAWHLLHESLFGSVADDQKLMIWDTRNNNTSKPSHTVDAHTAEVNCLSFNPYSEFILATGSADKTVALWDLRNLKLKLHSFESHKDEIFQVQWSPHNETILASSGTDRRLHVWDLSKIGEEQSSEDAEDGPPELLFIHGGHTAKISDFSWNPNEPWIICSVSEDNIMQVWQMAENVYNDEEPEIPASELETNTA